The genome window ACTGGAGCAGGAAAAAGGGTTTGGTTTCGACCTGCGACTGATGACCGCCGAGCAGGCCGACATGGACGAAGACCAGCGCCGTCGCGTGTCCGAGGGCGATACGGTGATGGCGCTGGGCAAGGGTGGCGATTCGATCCGGGTCTTCGCCGGCATGGTTGGCACACCGTGGGTCCTGGAGATCGGCCCGCTGTACCAGATGAACCCTTACCCGCCGCAATGGCTGGTGCTGATCGCGGCGCTGGGGTTGAGCCTGATCGGGTTGATCGTCTATCTGTTGGTGCGTCAGCTGGAGCGGCGCTTGCGTGGCTTGGAGTCGGCCGCCACCCAGATCGCCCAGGGCAGCCTGGAAACCCGGGTGCCGGCCCGAGGCGCCGACTCGGTCGGGCGATTGGCGGCGGCGTTCAATGGCATGGCCGAGCACTTGCAGCAACTGTTGGCGATCCAGCGCGAGCTGGTGCGGGCGGTGTCCCACGAATTGCGCACCCCGGTGGCGCGCCTGCGGTTTGGCCTGGAAATGCTCGGCAGCGCCACCACACCCCAGGCCCGGGATAAATACCTGGCGGGCATGGACCACGACATCGAAGACCTGGATCGGCTGGTGGACGAAATGCTCACCTACGCGAGGCTGGAGCAGGGTTCGCCGGCGTTGAATTTTCAGCGGGTGGATCTGGATGCGCTGGTTAATCAGGTGATCGATGAGCTGGGGCCGTTGCGGGCCGGGATCACGGTCGAGCGCGGTCTATGCCTGTCGGCCGCCGATTGCGACGGCGCCTGGGTCGAGGCCGAGCCACGCTTTCTGCATCGGGCCTTGCAGAATCTGGTGGGCAATGCCATGCGCCACGCCCATTCCAAAGTCACCGTCAGCTACCAGGTGGGCCAGTTGCGCTGTCGGGTGGACGTGGAAGATGACGGGCCTGGCGTGCCGGAAGCGGCGTGGGAGCGGATTTTCAAACCCTTCCTGCGCCTGGACGACAGCCGCGCCCGCGCTTCAGGCGGTCATGGGCTGGGGCTGTCGATCGTGCGGCGGATCATCCATTGGCATGACGGTCGGGCGTTGATCGGCAAGAGCAAAAGCCTGGGTGGGGCGTGCTTCAGCTTGAGTTGGCCCAGGCATCAGGACAGGTCTTGAGAGATGGTGCTTGTGCCGACCTCATCGCGAGCAAGCTCGCTCCCACAGGGCATGCGTCCAACCTGTGGGAGCGAGCTTGCTCGCGATGAGGCCCTCCCAGACACCAAAAACCTCAGGCCCTGATCCCCACCAGGCTCAACAACTGCCCATCCCTCACCCCAAACTGCGCCTGCAGTTCACTGCCATGGCGCCATTCGGTCGACAGGTCCGTCAGCAAGCGCAGCCGCACCTGTCCGTCGTGTGTCCAGTCCAGCACCTCGGCATGCTCGAAATAAAAACGCTGCCTGACGATGGGATACAGCGCCTTGAACAAGCTTTCCTTCACGGAAAAGGTCAGGGTCACCAGCAAGGCCTGGTCATCGCGCGTGAGCCGGGTCATGCGCTGCAACTCTGGCGAGGTGAGGATTTCACCGGCCAGGCGCTCGGCGCGCTCGGGGTCGAGCAGGTTTTCCACGTCCATGCCCAAGCCTTGCCAGTGGTCTTTTTTCGCGACGATGGCCGCTGCCCGGCCCGTGCTGTGGGTGATCGAGCCGCTGATATGAGCTGGCCACACCGGGGCGCGGTCTTCGCCGATGGCCGGCACGCAGGCCAGGCCATCGAGCTGCTGCAACGCCGCCCGGGCGCAGATTCGCCCGGCCAGGAATTCTGCCTGACGCTTGGCCACCGAGCGCTGGATGCTCGCCGGTGGTTCGATGGCGCTGTCGGGAAAGTCGGTGCCAGCCAACAGCAACGGGTCGAAGCAGGTGCTCAGCAGCACCGTACCGGGCAGGGCGTCGGGCAATAGCCAGTGTTCATCCAGAGGCGAGCAACAGGCGGGCAGGGTGGGGAGTGTCTTCATGCCCGGCATTTTGCCGGGTTGGCGGGAGGCTGGGTAGTGGGACGCGCTTGATGGATGGACGGGAGAGGTCTTTGGTGGCGAGGGAGCTTGCTCCCGCTCGATTGCGCAGCAATCGCAAAAAAGCCGAGGCCGCTGCGCAGCCCAGCGGGAGCAAGCTCCCTCGCCACAAAGGTTATGCGTCAGTCAAAGATTTTCTTGAAGAACTTCTGCATGTCCGCCCACGACTTCTCGTCGGCTTCCTTGTTGTAGCCAATGTCCGGCCCGCCATGTTCGCCGTGGCTCAAGCGGTCGGCGTCAGGGTTGCTGAAGCCGTGCTTGGCGCCTTCGAGGCTGACGAATTTATAGTCGGCGCCGGCCTTATCCATTTCGCTCTTGAACGCGGTGACGTTGTCCTGGGTGACCATGCTGTCCAGCGCGCCGTGCTCCACCAGTACCTTGGCCTTGACGCTGCCCGGCGTGGCCGGGGTGTTGGTCACCAGCGCACCGTGGAAGCTCACCACGCCGGCCAGCGGTACACCCTGGCGCGCCGCATCCAGCACCACCTTGCCGCCGAAGCAGTAGCCGATGGCGGCGAGTTTGTCCGGATCGGTCTGGGGCTGTTTCTTCAGCAGGTCGAGACCGGCCTGGAAGCGGGCGCTGGCGGCTTTGCCGTCCTTGAGTGCCGCCTGCATGAAGGCCAGGGCGTCCTTGGGGTGCTCGGTGTTCTTGCCATCGCCGTACATGTCGATGGCCAGGGCGCTGTAGCCCAGGCCCGCGAGGTCACGGGCGCGGCGCTTGGCGTAATCGTTCAGCCCCCACCATTCGTGCACCACCACCACACCCGGGCGCGGACCTTTGACGGCGTCGTCATAAGCGTAGTAACCGATCAGCTGGGTGCCATCGGCACTGGTGTAGGGGATCTCCTGGGTCTGGATGGCGGCGTGGCTCACGCCGCTCATGGCCAGAAGTACAACAGCAAGCAGCCTGCGCATGACGGATCTCCTTATGAAAGTGGTCCGCACAGATTAGCCGATTCATTCAGCGCAGGTTCAGAGAACGTTCAAGGGGTGTTCAGGGAGCGCTGGTTAACGTGACAGCGACTTCACACACCACCCATGCTTCAAAGGAGCTCGACCATGACTCAGATGAAAAAACTGTTGCTGGCTTTCACCGTGCTGGGCGCCAGCGCCTTGGCCCACGCCGATGACAACTTCGCCAGCCTGACCCTCGGCCAGACCAGCGACAAGGTCAAGAAATCCGACGCCCTGGATGCCAACCTGAACCATCCGAACGCCGACGGCATCATCGGCAAGGACACCACGTATGGCCTGCGCCTGGGCAAGCAGAACGACCAGGGCCGCTACTACGTCACCTACGACAACGTCTCGGGCACCCACAACGGCATCAAGCTGCGCCAGGAAAACCTGCTGGGCAGCTACGATGTGTTCCTTCCGGTCACCAGCAGCACCAAACTGTTCGGTGGCGGCACGGCGGGCCTGACCAAGCTGACCCAGGATTCGCCCGGCTTCAGCCGCGACAGCGACATCGGCTACGCGGTAGGCCTGCAGGGCGGCGTGCTGCAACAAATTTCGCAGAACACCTCGGTTGAACTGGGTTACCGTTACCTGCGCAGCAACGCCAGTACCGAGATGAGCCCGCACGGTGGTGACAAGGTCGGTTCGCTGGACCTGACCAGCAGTGCCCAGACCTACCTGTCCGCCAACTACACGTTCTAAGCGGGCCAGGGTGGGTGTATCCAGCCGGATCGGTCGAAGACGATCCGGCGCCTTTCGTTGAGGTGCGCCGCGCGCGATTGTTTGATTTGCCTGGGGAGAGGCTCCATGAAATTACTGGTCGTCGAAGACGAAGCGCTGTTGCGTCATCACCTGCAGACCCGTCTCACCGACAGCGGCCATGTGGTGCAGGCTGTGGCCAATGCCGAAGAGGCCTTGTACCAGGTCCGGGAATTCAACCACGACCTGGCGGTGATCGACCTCGGCCTGCCGGGTATCAGCGGGCTGGAGCTGATCCGCCGGCTGCGCTCACAGGACAAGACGTTTCCGATCCTGATCCTGACCGCCCGCGGCAACTGGCAGGACAAGGTCGAAGGCCTGGCCGCCGGTGCCGACGACTACGTGGTCAAGCCGTTTCAGTTCGAAGAGCTGGAGGCCCGGTTGAACGCCTTGTTGCGTCGCTCCAGCGGCTTCACCCAATCGACCATCGTCGCCGGGCCGTTGCTGCTGGACCTCAACCGCAAGCAGGCGTCCCTCGGCGAGGAGCCACTGGCGTTGACGGCCTACGAATACCGCATCCTCGAATACCTGATGCGCCATCACCAGCAGGTGGTGGCCAAGGACCGCTTGATGGAGCAGCTTTACCCCGATGATGACGAGCGCGATCCCAATGTCATCGAAGTGCTGGTAGGGCGCCTGCGCCGCAAACTGGAGGCCCCGGCCGGCTTCAAGCCCATCGACACCGTGCGCGGCCTGGGTTACCTGTTCAACGAGCGCTGCCAGTGATTCGTTCGCTTCGGCTGCGGCTGATGCTGGCCGCGATGACCCTGGCGGTGCTGTTCATGCTGGCCTTGTTGCCGGCCATGCAAGGCGCGTTCAGCCTGGCGTTGCAGGAATCCATCGAGCAACGCCTGGCCTCGGACGTGACCACGCTGATTTCCGCCGCCCGGGTGGAAAACAACCGCTTGAAGATGCCGACGCAGTTGCCCGATGAGCGCTTCAACCTCGCCGATGCCCGCCTGCTGGGCTACATCTATGATCGTGAGGGGCGGTTGGTCTGGCGGTCGAAGGCCACCCAGGAAGAAAACATCAATTACACGCCGCGCTATGACGGCCAGGGCAACCAGTTCGCCCGCATTCGCGAGAACGACGGCCAGGAGTTTTTTGTCTATGACGTCGAGATCAAGCTGCTTGGCGGCCAGAACGCGGCGTTCAGCATCGTTACCCTGCAACCGGTGCGCGACTACGAAGTGACCTTGCAGGGGCTGCGGGACAATCTCTACCTGGGCTTTGGCGCGGCCCTGGCGGTGTTGCTGGCGCTGTTGTGGATCGGCCTGACCTGGGGCCTGCGGGCGTTGCGGCGCCTGAGCCAGGAACTGGATGAAATCGAAAGCGGCGCCCGGGAAAGCCTCAGTACCGAGCATCCCCGGGAACTGTTGCGCCTGACCGGTTCCCTCAATCGCTTGCTCTACAGCGAACGGGAGCAGCGCAGCCGTTATCGCGACTCCCTCGATGACCTGGCCCACAGCCTGAAGACCCCGCTGGCGGTGTTGCAGGGCGTCAGCGAAGACATGGCCCGGCGCCCCGAGGACCGTGGCCAGGCCTGGGTGCTGCAAACCCAGATCGAGCGTATGAGCCAGCAGATCGGCTACCAATTGCAGCGCGCCAGCCTGCGCAAAAGCGGGTTGGTGCGCCATCAGGTGCGCTTGCGCCCGGTGCTGCAAAGCCTGTGCGACACCTTGGACAAGGTCTATCGCGACAAGCGGGTCAATGTGAGTTTCGATCTGCCGGAGCACTGCCAGGTGCCGATCGAACAGGGTGCGTTGCTGGAGATGCTCGGCAACCTGCTGGAGAACGCCTATCGACTGTGCCTGGGCGAGGTGCGTGTCAGCGTGCACCAGACCCTCGGCGGCACGGAGTTGAGCGTCGAGGACGATGGGCCGGGCGTGCCGCCGGATCAACGTGCGCGGATCCTCCAGCGGGGCGAACGGCTGGACCGTCAGCATCCGGGGCAGGGCATTGGCCTGGCGGTGGTCAAGGACATCATCGAAAGCTACGGCGCCCGGTTGAACCTGGGGGATTCGGAACTGGGCGGGGCGGCGTTCCGGATTCATTTTCCGGTGGTTTGACTGGGATGTTTTCGGTGTGTTTGCGGGCCTCATCGCGAGCAAGCTCGCTCCCACAGGGATTTGTGAGCGCCGAAAATCCAATGTGGGAGCGAGCTTGCTCGCGATGAGGCCCGTCAGCACACCACAAAAAACCAATCAGGAAATCAGTTCTCCAACTCCCTGTAGGCCCCCGGCGTCAGCCCCGTCCACTTCTTGAACGCCCGGTGAAACGCCGACGGTTCGGAGAAACCCAACTGCTCGGCAATCTGCTGCAACGACAAATCCGCACGCCCCAAGTGGTAGATGGCGATATCCCGCCGCAACTGATCCTTGAGCTCCTGGAAGCTGGTGCCTTCCTCCCGCAGATGCCGGCGCAAGGTCTGCGGGCTGATGTGCAAGTGGGCGGCGACGGTGTCCAGGTCGGGCCAGCGTGCCGTGTCGCGGCTGAGCAGGCGGCGCAGCTGGCTGCTCAGGCTGTGGCCATCGTCCGGGCGCGACAGCAGGTCGGCGGGGGAGTGTTCGAGGAAATGCTTGAGGGTGCGTTCGTCCTGCAACAGCGGCATGTCCAGGTAGCGGCTGTGGAACAGCAGGCTGCTGCCGGGCGCGTCGAATACCAGCGGGTAGGGGAACAATAAGTCGTATTCGGCCCCGTGGGCGGGCCTGGCATAGCCGAAAGTCACCTGCTCCAGGCCTATCCGCTGGCCGATCAGCCAACTGGCGAGGCGATGCCAGACCACCAGCAGGCTTTCAGTCAGGAAGTGATCGGGGTCCCACAACGTCGAGTCGTCCAGCACCAGCCGCACCCGTTCGCCTTCGGTTTCCAGCGTCAGGCGCGGGGCGTCGGGGAACAGACTGTAGAACAGCAAGCCGCGCTGAAGGGCCTTGCCCAGGGTCCGACAGTGGATCAACGCGTGACACATCATGGCAAACGTTCCGGGTTTACTCGGCGCCCGGCCGAATCCCAGGTATTCGTCCTCCATTGCCAGCCACAACGCTTGCAGCAGGCGGGCGAACTGTTCCGGCGCGATGCGCGCCCGCGGTTCATCCAGCAGTTCAGGGCTGATGTTCAATTGTTGCAGCAAGGGAAAATAGTCGAAGCCTTGCCGACGTGCGCCGCCCAGGGCAGCGCGGGCGAAGTGGCTGGCGATCGTGCGTTGGCGCATGGCAGAAATCCGTCCGTTAAGCGGGCGAATGGTAGCAGGGGCTTGAGGCTGGACAAGGCGGATATCCGCCAAATCCCGGAGCGCGGGATGGTCTGTAGGCGGAAATCCGCCACTTACACACTGCGTTTAGTCGCGTGTGGAAACCGCAAGCCCGTCTGCTATACCGGGTGTAGGGCATTTCGCAAAAATGGCACGCGCTTTGCGATGCGTTGGATAGGTCTGCCGCGTGCAGCCGAAAAAAACAAATCCCTCCAGTGCAGGAGGGTTCGCAATTGAGGTGCCGTGGACGACAGGTGGAAGTCGTCATGCGGGACTCTTGAGGAAGGTTTGCCATGACGACTCGTCAGCCACTGTACAAATCCCTGTATTTCCAGGTGATCGTAGCCATTGCCATCGGTATTTTGCTCGGCCACTTCTACCCGCAGACCGGTGTTGCCCTCAAGCCATTCGGCGACGGGTTCATCAAACTGATCAAAATGGTCATCGCCCCCATCATCTTCTGTACCGTCGTCAGTGGTATCGGCGGCATGCAGAACATGAAATCGGTGGGCAAGACCGGCGGCTACGCGCTGCTGTACTTCGAAATCGTCTCCACCATCGCCTTGCTGATCGGCCTGGTCGTGGTCAACGTCGTGCAACCGGGCGCCGGCATGCACATTGACGTATCGACCCTGGACACCAGCAAGATCGCCGGTTTCATCTCGGCCGGTAAAGACCAGAGCATCATTGCCTTCATCCTCAACGTGATCCCGAACACCATCGTCGGCGCGTTCGCCAACGGCGACATCCTGCAAGTGCTGATGTTCTCGGTGCTCTTCGGCTTCGCCCTGCATCGCCTGGGTGCCTACGGCAAGCCGGTGCTGGACTTCATCGATCGCTTCGCCCACGTGATGTTCATCATCATCAACATGATCATGAAGCTGGCTCCACTGGGTGCATTCGGTGCCATGGCCTTCACCATCGGTGCCTACGGTGTCGGTTCGCTGGTGCAACTGGGCCAGTTGATGATCTGCTTCTACATCACTTGCGTGGTGTTCGTGCTGGTGGTGCTGGGCGCCATCTGCCGCGCCCACGGCTTCAGCGTCATCAAGCTGATCCGCTACATCCGTGAAGAACTGCTGATTGTGCTGGGTACTTCCTCCTCGGAATCGGCCCTGCCACGCATGCTGATCAAGATGGAGCGCCTGGGTGCCAAGAAATCTGTCGTAGGCCTGGTGATCCCGACTGGCTACTCGTTCAACCTCGACGGTACTTCGATCTACCTGACCATGGCGGCGGTGTTCATTGCCCAGGCCACCGATACCCCGATGGACCTGACTCACCAGATCACCCTGCTGCTGGTGCTGTTGCTGTCGTCCAAAGGTGCTGCTGGCGTGACCGGTAGCGGCTTCATCGTACTGGCGGCCACCCTGTCGGCCGTAGGTCACCTGCCGGTGGCTGGCCTGGCGCTGATCCTGGGTATCGACCGCTTCATGTCCGAAGCCCGCGCCCTGACCAACCTGGTGGGCAACGCTGTCGCCACCATCGTGGTTGCCAAGTGGGTCAAGGAGCTGGACGAAGACCAGCTGCAGACCGAGCTGGCTTCCGGTGGTCGCGGTATCTCCGACGTTCGTGAAGATGACGAGCAGATCGCGGCGGCGCAGATTGCTGCGGCTGAGACCTCTGCTCCAGGCACTGTGAAGTAATCTTCAGGCTGCAATGAAAAACCCGCTTCGGCGGGTTTTTTTATTGGCAGAGCTCTCCAGTCGAGGAGGCTTCTGTGGTGAGGGTGCAAGCGCCCTCACCACAACAGCTCTCACGCTGAGCGCAATGGTCATCCAGACTGGCACCTGCGGTAATTGCCCCACCGCCAGTCCCTGCCTAGTCTCTAACCATCCCCCCTTCGGAGACCACCCATGCAAGGCCCACTGGCATCGCTCAAGGTTCTGGATTTCTCGACCCTGTTGCCTGGCCCGTTCGCCTCGCTGTTGCTGGCGGACATGGGGGCCGAGGTGTTGCGCATCGAGTCGCCGACCCGTCAGGACTTGCTGCGGGTACTGCCGCCCCATGACCAAGGCGTATCGGCCAGCCACGCCTACCTCAACCGCAACAAGCGCAGCCTGGCCCTGGACCTCAAGCAGCCGGAAGCGTTGGAGGTGGTCACGCAGTTGCTGGGGGACTACGACATCCTGTTGGA of Pseudomonas fluorescens contains these proteins:
- a CDS encoding ATP-binding protein, which codes for MNSIFLRIYGGMCAALVLVAVLGVLALHLLNQTRGEQYRERLAHGTFSLMADNLRPMDDTERRRALAVWERLLGIPLALQTFSQTDLDLGQRTRVLRGQALVEQTGPHAAKVYRLVNDTEQLMLVGEVQQISEQLARATIYLLADELVRYPVAEQPKRLAQLEQEKGFGFDLRLMTAEQADMDEDQRRRVSEGDTVMALGKGGDSIRVFAGMVGTPWVLEIGPLYQMNPYPPQWLVLIAALGLSLIGLIVYLLVRQLERRLRGLESAATQIAQGSLETRVPARGADSVGRLAAAFNGMAEHLQQLLAIQRELVRAVSHELRTPVARLRFGLEMLGSATTPQARDKYLAGMDHDIEDLDRLVDEMLTYARLEQGSPALNFQRVDLDALVNQVIDELGPLRAGITVERGLCLSAADCDGAWVEAEPRFLHRALQNLVGNAMRHAHSKVTVSYQVGQLRCRVDVEDDGPGVPEAAWERIFKPFLRLDDSRARASGGHGLGLSIVRRIIHWHDGRALIGKSKSLGGACFSLSWPRHQDRS
- a CDS encoding 4'-phosphopantetheinyl transferase family protein — translated: MKTLPTLPACCSPLDEHWLLPDALPGTVLLSTCFDPLLLAGTDFPDSAIEPPASIQRSVAKRQAEFLAGRICARAALQQLDGLACVPAIGEDRAPVWPAHISGSITHSTGRAAAIVAKKDHWQGLGMDVENLLDPERAERLAGEILTSPELQRMTRLTRDDQALLVTLTFSVKESLFKALYPIVRQRFYFEHAEVLDWTHDGQVRLRLLTDLSTEWRHGSELQAQFGVRDGQLLSLVGIRA
- a CDS encoding dienelactone hydrolase family protein, whose protein sequence is MRRLLAVVLLAMSGVSHAAIQTQEIPYTSADGTQLIGYYAYDDAVKGPRPGVVVVHEWWGLNDYAKRRARDLAGLGYSALAIDMYGDGKNTEHPKDALAFMQAALKDGKAASARFQAGLDLLKKQPQTDPDKLAAIGYCFGGKVVLDAARQGVPLAGVVSFHGALVTNTPATPGSVKAKVLVEHGALDSMVTQDNVTAFKSEMDKAGADYKFVSLEGAKHGFSNPDADRLSHGEHGGPDIGYNKEADEKSWADMQKFFKKIFD
- a CDS encoding response regulator, giving the protein MKLLVVEDEALLRHHLQTRLTDSGHVVQAVANAEEALYQVREFNHDLAVIDLGLPGISGLELIRRLRSQDKTFPILILTARGNWQDKVEGLAAGADDYVVKPFQFEELEARLNALLRRSSGFTQSTIVAGPLLLDLNRKQASLGEEPLALTAYEYRILEYLMRHHQQVVAKDRLMEQLYPDDDERDPNVIEVLVGRLRRKLEAPAGFKPIDTVRGLGYLFNERCQ
- a CDS encoding ATP-binding protein, producing the protein MIRSLRLRLMLAAMTLAVLFMLALLPAMQGAFSLALQESIEQRLASDVTTLISAARVENNRLKMPTQLPDERFNLADARLLGYIYDREGRLVWRSKATQEENINYTPRYDGQGNQFARIRENDGQEFFVYDVEIKLLGGQNAAFSIVTLQPVRDYEVTLQGLRDNLYLGFGAALAVLLALLWIGLTWGLRALRRLSQELDEIESGARESLSTEHPRELLRLTGSLNRLLYSEREQRSRYRDSLDDLAHSLKTPLAVLQGVSEDMARRPEDRGQAWVLQTQIERMSQQIGYQLQRASLRKSGLVRHQVRLRPVLQSLCDTLDKVYRDKRVNVSFDLPEHCQVPIEQGALLEMLGNLLENAYRLCLGEVRVSVHQTLGGTELSVEDDGPGVPPDQRARILQRGERLDRQHPGQGIGLAVVKDIIESYGARLNLGDSELGGAAFRIHFPVV
- a CDS encoding AraC family transcriptional regulator produces the protein MRQRTIASHFARAALGGARRQGFDYFPLLQQLNISPELLDEPRARIAPEQFARLLQALWLAMEDEYLGFGRAPSKPGTFAMMCHALIHCRTLGKALQRGLLFYSLFPDAPRLTLETEGERVRLVLDDSTLWDPDHFLTESLLVVWHRLASWLIGQRIGLEQVTFGYARPAHGAEYDLLFPYPLVFDAPGSSLLFHSRYLDMPLLQDERTLKHFLEHSPADLLSRPDDGHSLSSQLRRLLSRDTARWPDLDTVAAHLHISPQTLRRHLREEGTSFQELKDQLRRDIAIYHLGRADLSLQQIAEQLGFSEPSAFHRAFKKWTGLTPGAYRELEN
- a CDS encoding dicarboxylate/amino acid:cation symporter, with the protein product MTTRQPLYKSLYFQVIVAIAIGILLGHFYPQTGVALKPFGDGFIKLIKMVIAPIIFCTVVSGIGGMQNMKSVGKTGGYALLYFEIVSTIALLIGLVVVNVVQPGAGMHIDVSTLDTSKIAGFISAGKDQSIIAFILNVIPNTIVGAFANGDILQVLMFSVLFGFALHRLGAYGKPVLDFIDRFAHVMFIIINMIMKLAPLGAFGAMAFTIGAYGVGSLVQLGQLMICFYITCVVFVLVVLGAICRAHGFSVIKLIRYIREELLIVLGTSSSESALPRMLIKMERLGAKKSVVGLVIPTGYSFNLDGTSIYLTMAAVFIAQATDTPMDLTHQITLLLVLLLSSKGAAGVTGSGFIVLAATLSAVGHLPVAGLALILGIDRFMSEARALTNLVGNAVATIVVAKWVKELDEDQLQTELASGGRGISDVREDDEQIAAAQIAAAETSAPGTVK